A single region of the Anoplolepis gracilipes chromosome 1, ASM4749672v1, whole genome shotgun sequence genome encodes:
- the LOC140673003 gene encoding uncharacterized protein: MEFHRARTVHRHATGPKITGPASRATSFRRHRYTGRKARRLRNYDAIIVAPRALNYTALEALAYVAKQVTLRRSREYLLERCGEGEGRGSHRGDGSKRRDLT, translated from the coding sequence ATGGAGTTCCATCGAGCTCGTACAGTTCACAGACACGCCACTGGTCCGAAAATCACTGGTCCAGCTAGTAGAGCAACGTCTTTCCGCCGTCACCGCTATACCGGCCGGAAGGCGAGGAGACTCCGTAATTATGACGCCATTATCGTCGCGCCGAGGGCGCTTAATTACACGGCGCTAGAAGCCCTGGCATACGTTGCGAAGCAAGTTACGTTAAGACGCTCGCGGGAATACTTACTCGAGAGATGTGGCGAGGGCGAAGGCCGCGGGTCGCACCGCGGAGATGGAAGTAAACGGCGGGACCTGACATAA